In Vigna angularis cultivar LongXiaoDou No.4 chromosome 8, ASM1680809v1, whole genome shotgun sequence, one DNA window encodes the following:
- the LOC108344436 gene encoding uncharacterized protein LOC108344436 produces MTSVVPHSHKVKTKRAQKTKLARHERFTKRDLSYFEDVDTFYLMTEPSSRKSQVKSGAKQVPRMRVPMLDQFHPICHPYILDVVDVVADGHCGYRCIAALLGLGEEAWPIIRHDLLEELTLWHDEYTTLVGSDDRYEELRQSLIVHDQSQVNHKKWMTIPDIGYAIANRYNVILVCLSYGQNFTIFPLRSSPPTDMKQHKMICIGFINGCHFVQVHLQDGCPLPMVDIISSTHCYPEARAWSSFYTHRMQSFVELMEISTTYTGLEDF; encoded by the exons ATGACATCTGTGGTACCTCATTCGCATAAAGTGAAAACAAAACGTGCACAAAAGACTAAACTTGCACGTCATGAAAGGTTTACGAAACGTGACCTATCATATTTTGAGGACGTTGACACTTTCTATTTGATGACAGAGCCTTCATCACGGAAATCACAAGTCAAATCTGGGGCTAAACAAGTTCCACGAATGCGAGTACCAATGTTAGATCAGTTCCATCCGATTTGTCATCCATACATTCTTGATGTTGTCGATGTTGTAGCCGATGGTCATTGCGGTTATCGATGCATTGCTGCTTTGTTGGGCCTAGGTGAAGAGGCATGGCCAATTATCCGACATGACCTCCTTGAAGAACTTACTCTATGGCATGATGAATACACAACGTTAGTGGGAAGCGACGATCGATATGAAGAACTACGACAATCCTTGATTGTCCACGATCAATCACAA GTTAATCATAAGAAGTGGATGACGATACCGGACATTGGGTATGCCATTGCAAATCGATACAATGTCATCTTAGTCTGTTTGTCCTATGgtcaaaattttaccatattcCCACTACGCAGTTCACCGCCTACAGATATGAAACAACATAAGATGATATGCATTGGATTCATTAATGGATGTCATTTCGTACAG GTTCACTTACAAGATGGTTGTCCATTACCCATGGTGGACATAATTTCCTCAACTCATTGTTACCCAGAGGCGCGAGCATGGTCTTCATTTTATACACATAGGATGCAATCATTTGTGGAGTTAATGGAAATTAGTACGACTTACACAGGTCTGGAAGacttttga
- the LOC128193713 gene encoding uncharacterized protein LOC128193713 has product MTSVVPHSHKVKTKRAQKTKLARHERFTKRDLSYFEDVDTFYLMTEPSSRKSQVKSGAKQVPRMRVPMLDQFHPICHPYILDVVDVVADGHCGYRCIAALLGLGEEAWPIIRHDLLEELTLWRDEYTTLVGSEDRYEELRQSLIVHDQSQVNHKKWMTIPDIGYAIANRYNVILVCLSYGQNFTIFPLRSSPPTDMKQHKMICIGFINGCHFVQVHLQDGCPLPMVDIISSTHCYPEARAWSSFYTHRMQSFVELMEISTTYTGLEDF; this is encoded by the exons ATGACATCTGTGGTACCTCATTCGCATAAAGTGAAAACAAAACGTGCACAAAAGACTAAACTTGCACGTCATGAAAGGTTTACGAAACGTGACCTATCATATTTTGAGGACGTTGACACTTTCTATTTGATGACAGAGCCTTCATCACGGAAATCACAAGTCAAATCTGGGGCTAAACAAGTTCCACGAATGCGAGTACCGATGTTAGATCAGTTCCATCCAATCTGTCATCCATACATTCTTGATGTTGTCGATGTTGTAGCCGATGGTCATTGCGGTTATCGATGCATTGCTGCTTTGTTGGGCCTAGGTGAAGAGGCATGGCCAATTATCCGACATGACCTCCTTGAAGAACTTACTCTATGGCGTGATGAATACACAACATTAGTGGGAAGCGAAGATCGATATGAAGAACTACGACAATCCTTGATTGTCCACGATCAATCACAA GTTAATCATAAGAAGTGGATGACGATACCGGACATTGGGTATGCCATTGCAAATCGATACAATGTCATCTTAGTCTGTTTGTCCTATGgtcaaaattttaccatattcCCATTACGCAGTTCACCGCCTACAGATATGAAACAACATAAGATGATATGCATTGGATTCATTAATGGATGTCATTTTGTACAG GTTCACTTACAAGATGGTTGTCCATTACCCATGGTGGACATAATTTCCTCAACTCATTGTTACCCAGAGGCGCGAGCATGGTCTTCATTTTATACACATAGGATGCAATCATTTGTGGAGTTAATGGAAATTAGTACGACTTACACAGGTCTGGAAGacttttga